In the genome of Oncorhynchus mykiss isolate Arlee chromosome 18, USDA_OmykA_1.1, whole genome shotgun sequence, one region contains:
- the zgc:114119 gene encoding mediator of RNA polymerase II transcription subunit 30, translating to MATPLPQKGPGLAGMLSQQQQSHLPPGLGPGQPPMLPQGALREISPVFLCRIGQETVQDIVTRTMEIFQITRATQLPNGVTQSQAVYQDRFGKLQEHLRQLALLFRKLRLLYERCVEMTSDLQEEPSELVPYVREEMAPVRVEPCSPAVSQERREVLEKMRQKNQEMKILMDQMRNLLWDVNAMLTLRK from the exons ATGGCTACACCCTTACCTCAAAAGGGGCCTGGTCTGGCTGGTATGCTCTCCCAGCAGCAGCAGTCCCACCTGCCCCCAGGCTTAGGCCCCGGCCAGCCTCCCATGCTCCCTCAGGGAGCCCTGAGAGAGATCTCCCCTGTGTTCCTCTGTCGAATCGGTCAGGAGACCGTCCAGGACATCGTCACACGCACCATGGAGATCTTCCAGATCACACGAGCCACACAG TTGCCTAACGGGGTGACCCAGAGCCAGGCTGTGTATCAGGACCGCTTCGGGAAACTCCAGGAGCACCTCCGTCAGCTCGCCCTGCTTTTTCGCAAGCTCCGCCTTCTCTACGAGCGCTGTGTTGAGATGACCTCTGACCTGCAGGAAGAACCCTCAGAG CTGGTGCCATATGTAAGGGAGGAGATGGCCCCTGTGAGAGTGGAGCCCTGCAGTCCGGCTGTAAGCCAGGAGAGACGAGAAGTGCTGGAG AAGATGAGGCAGAAAAACCAGGAGATGAAGATTCTGATGGACCAGATGAGGAACCTGTTATGGGACGTCAACGCCATGCTGACACTCAGGAAATGA